From the Solanum lycopersicum chromosome 10, SLM_r2.1 genome, one window contains:
- the LOC101262567 gene encoding NDR1/HIN1-like protein 1 — MSDYDQQKIPNESVGYPQKPSPIAISSNDPSRRSPAKTLCALLFILVILAGLVVLILWLVYRPHKPNFSLVDAAIYDLNVTSPPYMSTSMQFTVLARNPNRRVRLDYDQFSAIVYYKGQAITPPALLPPLFQKTKSTVILSPLIRGASVPVSVEVANGLLIDEVYGVVGLRLVLMGKMRYKAGIIKTKHYQVYVKCDMLVGYKKGFMGQVPLLGSSDCQLH, encoded by the exons ATGAGTGATTATGACCAACAAAAGATTCCAAATGAAAGTGTTGGTTATCCTCAAAAACCTTCTCCTATAGCAATATCCTCTAATGATCCAAGTAGAAGAAGTCCAGCCAAAACTTTGTGCGCTTTGTTGTTCATTTTAGTCATCTTGGCTGGCCTTGTTGTGCTCATATTATGGCTAGTTTATAGACCCCACAAACCAAATTTCAGTCTAGTTGATGCTGCCATATATGATTTAAATGTAACATCCCCTCCTTATATGTCAACCAGCATGCAATTCACAGTGTTGGCAAGAAATCCTAATAGGAGAGTTCGATTGGATTATGACCAATTTTCAGCTATTGTTTACTACAAGGGTCAAGCAATTACACCTCCAGCTCTGCTTCCACCTTTATTTcag AAAACAAAAAGCACGGTGATATTATCGCCGTTGATAAGAGGTGCATCGGTACCTGTGTCGGTGGAAGTAGCAAATGGATTACTGATAGATGAAGTTTATGGAGTTGTGGGATTGAGACTAGTTCTAATGGGGAAAATGAGATATAAAGCTGGAATTATAAAGACTAAACACTATCAAGTTTATGTCAAATGTGACATGTTGGTTGGCTACAAAAAGGGATTTATGGGTCAAGTTCCTTTGCTTGGTTCTTCAGATTGTCAACTTCATTGA
- the LOC101262260 gene encoding protein CURVATURE THYLAKOID 1B, chloroplastic has product MASTTTPSLSLSSSSTLVDGKTTRQSAAVASSQCVTLPTLPPRPAVQSRAARTTAYCRKIARNVAAMATSTGEVATADATAETATTELPSELVQKIQEVWDKVDDKYAVSSLGVAAFILLWSSTGVISAIDRLPLIPGVLELVGIGYTGWFAYKNLIFKPDREALIAKIKELYKDILGSS; this is encoded by the exons ATGGCCTCAACAACTACCCCTtcactttctctctcttcttcaTCGACCCTCGTCGACGGCAAGACAACTCGTCAGTCTGCAGCCGTGGCATCGTCGCAATGTGTGACACTACCAACCCTTCCGCCGCGGCCGGCCGTTCAAAGCCGTGCTGCCAGAACCACTGCTTACT GTAGAAAGATTGCAAGGAATGTGGCCGCAATGGCTACATCAACTGGAGAAGTTGCCACTGCAGATGCCACAGCTGAAACGGCAACCACTGAGCTACCATCAGAGCTTGTCCAAAAGATTCAAGAAGTT TGGGACAAAGTTGATGATAAGTACGCAGTCAGTTCATTGGGCGTTGCTGCAtttattcttctttggagcTCCACTGGAGTGATCTCG GCAATTGACAGGCTTCCTTTGATTCCTGGTGTTCTTGAGCTTGTAGGAATTGGTTACACCGGT TGGTTTGCCTACAAGAACTTGATCTTCAAACCTGACAG AGAAGCTTTGATAGCAAAAATCAAGGAATTGTACAAGGATATTCTTGGGAGCAGCTAA